One genomic region from Pseudoduganella lutea encodes:
- a CDS encoding branched-chain amino acid ABC transporter ATP-binding protein/permease: MKRDVKFGDLKLGERRFADKPSDAAPAAGASFRQRAWLPGTPGQVAGVLAMLVVGIVLALTLNAYHAFVLASVALLAIVGCGLNVLIGLGGMMSFGHVGFYALGAYTVAMLTTGAGWNFWLAWPAGVAVAALAGGLLAVPALRVRGPYLAMVTIAFAFIVEHGIVEMRELTGGQNGIMGIAAPAFGGLEGERAVAILALLAAVAATWVCALLARGTWGAAIRAVRDSETAAESLGIDPLRVKAAAFVFSAALAGLAGGLFAPLSGFVTPHSFNFPLSILFVLVVMIGGAGSIAGPLIGAVIVGLLPEWLASLEEFRLLFFGALLLVVLLVAPGGAVGLLQGLSRRMRLADAHPAASAQPVPTVPDMPDMPAGEAIAVRERQPLRASGLAMVFGGLRAASGISLTVQPGVLTSLIGPNGAGKSTVINMLTGFYRPTEGEIAVGSAACGGQPAFRFARAGVARTYQTSLLFGSLTVLDNVTLAMTGGRLGGFLGSARYAAPAARERAARLLAFCGYRGDLATPAAGLAHVDRRLVEIARALATDPDILLLDEPAAGLSREDKGRLAELLTRVARAGIGVLVVEHDMPLVMGISDRIVVIDAGKPLAEGTPAEIRDDPAVRRAYLGEGEGVPALATAGGARHAGAELLGIGALSAGYGAAPVLQRVDIQVRQGELVALLGANGAGKSTLMRALAGLHRPVQGGMHLDGVALEDLNAEQVVRQGLILVPEGRQVFPELSVLDNIRLGAFRCPAGTEARLEAMLDRFPRLRERAHQRAGLLSGGEQQMLAIARGLMAQPRVLLLDEPSLGLAPKVIEDLFAVLDRLRGEALTILLVDQMASLALALADRAYVLEGGKVVAQGTAADIAGDSALAKAYLGGH; this comes from the coding sequence ATGAAGCGAGACGTCAAATTCGGCGACCTGAAACTGGGCGAACGCAGGTTCGCGGACAAACCGTCCGATGCGGCGCCCGCCGCGGGAGCGTCGTTCCGGCAGCGCGCCTGGCTGCCCGGCACGCCGGGGCAGGTGGCCGGCGTGCTGGCCATGCTGGTCGTCGGCATCGTGCTGGCGCTGACCCTGAACGCCTACCATGCCTTCGTGCTGGCCAGCGTGGCCCTGCTGGCGATCGTCGGCTGCGGCCTGAACGTGCTGATCGGCCTGGGCGGCATGATGTCGTTCGGCCACGTCGGCTTCTATGCGCTGGGCGCCTACACGGTGGCCATGCTGACCACGGGCGCGGGCTGGAACTTCTGGCTGGCCTGGCCGGCCGGCGTCGCGGTCGCGGCACTAGCCGGTGGCCTGCTGGCTGTGCCGGCCCTGCGGGTGCGCGGCCCCTACCTGGCGATGGTGACCATCGCGTTCGCCTTCATCGTCGAACACGGCATCGTCGAGATGCGCGAACTGACGGGCGGGCAGAACGGCATCATGGGCATCGCCGCGCCGGCGTTCGGCGGCCTCGAAGGCGAGCGCGCGGTGGCCATCCTGGCGCTGCTGGCGGCCGTGGCGGCGACGTGGGTCTGCGCGCTGCTGGCGCGCGGCACGTGGGGCGCGGCCATTCGTGCCGTGCGCGACAGCGAAACGGCGGCCGAATCGCTCGGCATCGATCCGCTGCGGGTCAAGGCGGCGGCCTTCGTGTTCTCGGCCGCGCTGGCCGGCCTGGCGGGCGGACTGTTCGCGCCACTGTCGGGTTTCGTGACGCCGCACAGTTTCAACTTCCCGCTGTCGATCCTGTTCGTGCTGGTGGTGATGATCGGCGGCGCGGGTTCCATCGCGGGGCCGCTGATCGGCGCCGTCATCGTCGGGCTGCTGCCGGAATGGCTGGCCAGCCTGGAAGAATTCCGGCTGCTGTTCTTCGGCGCGCTGCTGCTCGTGGTGCTGCTGGTGGCGCCGGGCGGCGCGGTGGGACTGCTGCAAGGATTGTCCCGCCGCATGCGGCTCGCCGATGCGCATCCCGCCGCCAGCGCCCAGCCCGTGCCTACCGTGCCCGACATGCCCGACATGCCGGCCGGCGAAGCGATCGCCGTGCGGGAGCGGCAGCCGCTGCGCGCCAGCGGGCTGGCGATGGTGTTCGGCGGCCTGCGCGCCGCATCCGGCATCAGCCTGACCGTGCAGCCGGGCGTGTTGACCAGCCTGATCGGGCCGAACGGCGCGGGCAAGTCCACCGTCATCAATATGCTGACCGGCTTCTACCGCCCCACGGAAGGGGAGATCGCCGTGGGCAGCGCCGCGTGCGGTGGCCAGCCCGCGTTCCGTTTTGCCCGGGCCGGCGTGGCGCGCACCTACCAGACGTCGCTGTTGTTCGGTTCCCTGACGGTGCTCGACAACGTTACGCTGGCCATGACGGGCGGGCGGCTCGGCGGCTTCCTGGGCAGCGCGCGTTACGCCGCGCCGGCCGCACGCGAACGGGCCGCCCGGCTGCTGGCCTTCTGCGGCTATCGTGGCGACCTGGCCACGCCGGCGGCGGGACTGGCGCACGTCGACCGCCGGCTAGTGGAAATCGCCCGCGCGCTGGCCACCGATCCCGACATTCTGCTGCTCGATGAACCGGCCGCCGGCCTGTCGCGCGAAGACAAGGGCCGCCTGGCCGAGTTGCTGACGCGCGTGGCGCGGGCCGGCATCGGCGTGCTGGTCGTCGAACACGACATGCCGCTGGTGATGGGCATCTCCGACCGGATCGTGGTCATCGACGCGGGCAAGCCGCTGGCCGAGGGAACGCCCGCCGAGATCCGCGACGATCCCGCCGTGCGCCGCGCCTACCTGGGCGAGGGCGAAGGCGTGCCCGCCCTGGCCACCGCGGGCGGCGCCCGTCATGCGGGCGCCGAACTGCTGGGCATCGGCGCACTGAGCGCCGGCTATGGCGCCGCGCCGGTGCTGCAGCGGGTCGATATCCAGGTGCGCCAGGGCGAACTGGTGGCGCTGCTCGGCGCCAACGGCGCGGGCAAGTCGACGCTGATGCGCGCGCTGGCCGGCCTGCACCGGCCCGTGCAGGGCGGCATGCACCTCGACGGCGTGGCGCTGGAAGACCTGAACGCGGAGCAGGTGGTGCGGCAGGGGCTGATCCTGGTGCCGGAAGGCCGCCAGGTCTTCCCCGAGCTGTCGGTGCTGGACAACATCCGCCTCGGCGCCTTCCGCTGCCCGGCCGGTACCGAGGCGCGGCTCGAGGCCATGCTGGACCGTTTCCCGCGGCTGCGCGAGCGCGCCCACCAGCGCGCCGGGCTGCTGTCCGGCGGCGAGCAGCAGATGCTGGCGATCGCCCGTGGCCTGATGGCGCAGCCGCGCGTGCTGCTGCTGGACGAACCGTCGCTCGGCCTGGCGCCGAAAGTGATCGAGGACCTGTTCGCCGTGCTGGACCGGCTGCGCGGCGAAGCATTGACGATCCTGCTGGTCGACCAGATGGCATCGCTCGCGCTGGCACTCGCCGACCGCGCCTATGTACTCGAAGGCGGCAAGGTCGTCGCGCAAGGCACGGCGGCCGACATCGCCGGCGACAGCGCGCTGGCCAAGGCCTACCTGGGCGGACACTAA
- the hpxZ gene encoding oxalurate catabolism protein HpxZ has protein sequence MEHDINLPTVHAEMAAAFARYELALTGNDIATLDELFWHSEHAIRYGATENLHGHAAIQAFRKARPAAGLARSLRHTVITTYGHDFATANTQFSREGSSAIGRQSQTWLRTAQGWRIVAAHVSLIEAPAEAHHAA, from the coding sequence ATGGAACACGACATCAACCTGCCCACCGTTCACGCCGAGATGGCGGCGGCCTTCGCGCGCTACGAACTGGCGCTGACCGGCAACGACATCGCCACGCTGGACGAACTGTTCTGGCACAGCGAACACGCCATCCGCTATGGCGCCACCGAAAACCTGCACGGCCACGCGGCCATCCAGGCCTTCCGCAAGGCGCGACCGGCGGCGGGGCTGGCGCGCAGCCTGCGCCACACCGTCATCACCACCTATGGCCACGATTTCGCCACGGCGAATACGCAGTTCTCGCGCGAAGGGTCATCGGCCATCGGGCGCCAGAGCCAGACGTGGCTGCGCACGGCGCAGGGCTGGCGCATCGTCGCCGCCCACGTTTCATTGATCGAAGCGCCGGCGGAGGCCCACCATGCTGCGTAG
- a CDS encoding gamma-glutamyltransferase family protein — MLRSRICTGGMVTAPHHLAAQAGAAVLREGGNAIEAMVAAAAAIAVVYPHMNGIGGDGFWLIAEPGREPVAIRACGPAAGLADTRFYVSHGDTAIPTRGPRAALTVAGAIGGWDEALRHARAAGGRMPLSRLLEDAIAHARDGVPVTASQAALALSKSAELAAQPGYAATYAPDGPPALHAIQRQPALAATLARLAEAGLDDFYRGDVARALASGLERAGSPLRLADLAAYRARTLAPLSVQLRAGRVYNLPPPTQGVSSLMILALFERLEVARAEGHAHVHGLVEATKRAFILRNAHVGDPDRMRFDPADWLREPELAREAASIDMARAAPWPHPAKPGDTVWLGAADRDGRVVSYIQSIFWEFGSGVVAGDTGVLWQNRGASFTLEEGPNALAPGRLPFHTLNPALARLPDGRTLAYGTMGGEGQPQTQAAFFTRHVLFGQDMQAAIDAPRWLLGRTWGAASTNLKVESRMAPEVIGQLAASGHELDVVGPWEDMMGHAGAVAFHPNGMIEGATDPRADGACAGA, encoded by the coding sequence ATGCTGCGTAGCCGCATCTGTACCGGCGGCATGGTCACCGCGCCGCACCACCTGGCCGCGCAGGCCGGCGCCGCCGTGCTGCGCGAAGGCGGCAACGCCATCGAAGCGATGGTCGCGGCGGCCGCCGCCATCGCCGTCGTCTATCCGCACATGAACGGCATCGGCGGCGATGGCTTCTGGCTGATCGCCGAGCCGGGGCGCGAGCCGGTGGCCATCCGCGCCTGCGGCCCGGCCGCCGGCCTGGCCGACACGCGCTTCTACGTGTCGCACGGCGACACGGCCATTCCCACGCGCGGGCCACGCGCCGCGCTGACGGTGGCCGGCGCGATCGGCGGCTGGGACGAAGCGCTGCGCCACGCGCGCGCCGCCGGCGGCCGCATGCCGCTGTCACGCCTGCTGGAAGACGCCATCGCGCATGCCCGCGATGGCGTTCCCGTCACCGCGTCGCAAGCGGCGCTGGCCCTGTCGAAAAGCGCCGAGCTGGCCGCGCAGCCGGGCTACGCCGCCACGTATGCGCCGGACGGGCCGCCCGCGCTGCACGCGATCCAGCGCCAGCCCGCGCTGGCCGCCACGCTGGCGCGCCTGGCCGAGGCGGGACTGGACGATTTCTACCGTGGCGACGTGGCGCGCGCGCTGGCGTCGGGCCTGGAACGGGCGGGCAGCCCGCTGCGCCTGGCCGACCTGGCCGCTTACCGGGCGCGGACGCTGGCGCCGCTGAGCGTCCAACTGCGCGCGGGCCGCGTGTACAACCTGCCGCCACCCACGCAGGGCGTATCGTCGCTGATGATCCTGGCGCTGTTCGAGCGGCTGGAGGTGGCGCGCGCCGAGGGGCACGCGCACGTGCACGGGCTGGTGGAGGCGACCAAGCGCGCCTTCATCCTGCGCAATGCCCACGTCGGCGATCCGGACCGCATGCGTTTCGATCCCGCCGACTGGCTGCGCGAGCCCGAGCTGGCGCGCGAGGCGGCGTCGATCGACATGGCGCGCGCCGCGCCTTGGCCCCATCCGGCGAAGCCGGGCGACACCGTCTGGCTGGGCGCGGCGGACCGCGATGGCCGCGTGGTCAGCTATATCCAGAGCATCTTCTGGGAATTCGGCAGCGGCGTGGTGGCGGGCGATACCGGCGTGCTGTGGCAGAACCGGGGCGCCAGCTTCACGCTGGAGGAGGGTCCGAACGCACTTGCGCCCGGCCGCCTGCCGTTCCATACCCTCAACCCGGCCCTCGCGCGGCTGCCCGACGGCCGCACGCTGGCCTACGGCACCATGGGCGGGGAAGGGCAGCCGCAGACGCAGGCGGCGTTCTTCACGCGCCACGTGCTGTTCGGGCAGGACATGCAGGCCGCCATCGACGCGCCCCGCTGGCTGCTGGGCCGCACGTGGGGCGCCGCGTCCACCAACCTGAAGGTGGAGTCGCGCATGGCGCCGGAAGTGATCGGGCAACTGGCGGCCAGCGGCCACGAGCTGGACGTGGTCGGCCCCTGGGAGGACATGATGGGCCATGCCGGCGCCGTCGCCTTCCATCCGAACGGCATGATCGAAGGGGCCACCGATCCGCGCGCCGACGGCGCCTGCGCGGGAGCCTGA
- a CDS encoding bile acid:sodium symporter family protein, with protein sequence MKLPRPSFKVDRFKVDRFTLAMLATVTIASFLPCSGTAAQAFGHVTHAAVCLLFFLHGARLPREAVMAGVVHWRLHLTVLLCTFLLFPLLGLALRPALEPLMTPELYVGILFLCMLPSTVQSSIAFTAAARGNVPAAICSASASNLLGIALTPVLVGLFVAGHAAGGGMGDAALKIALQLLLPFAAGQAARRWIGPWVVRHPKLARAVDQGAILLVVYTAFSEAVVQGVWTRLTPGALAGLLLVNMVLLALVLGTTAWLGRRLGFDRADRIAIVFCGSKKSLASGVPMAKVLFAGGALGGVILPLMLFHQLQLMACAVLAQRYAAAGGKAPVNS encoded by the coding sequence ATGAAGCTGCCACGTCCGAGCTTCAAGGTCGACCGTTTTAAAGTCGACCGATTTACGCTGGCCATGCTGGCCACCGTAACCATCGCCAGCTTCCTGCCGTGCAGCGGTACAGCCGCGCAAGCGTTCGGCCACGTCACCCATGCCGCGGTCTGCCTGCTGTTTTTCCTGCATGGCGCGCGGCTGCCCCGCGAGGCGGTGATGGCGGGCGTCGTGCACTGGCGCCTGCACCTGACGGTGCTGCTGTGCACCTTCCTGCTGTTCCCGCTGCTGGGCCTGGCGTTGCGGCCGGCGCTCGAGCCGCTGATGACGCCGGAACTCTACGTCGGCATCCTGTTCCTGTGCATGCTGCCATCCACCGTGCAGTCGTCGATCGCGTTCACGGCCGCCGCGCGCGGCAACGTGCCGGCGGCCATTTGCAGCGCCTCCGCCTCGAACCTGCTGGGCATCGCGCTCACGCCAGTGCTGGTCGGCCTGTTCGTGGCGGGCCATGCCGCCGGCGGCGGGATGGGCGACGCCGCGCTGAAGATCGCGCTCCAGTTGCTGCTGCCCTTCGCGGCCGGGCAGGCGGCGCGGCGCTGGATCGGGCCATGGGTGGTGCGCCACCCGAAGCTGGCGCGCGCCGTCGACCAGGGCGCCATCCTGCTGGTGGTCTACACCGCCTTCAGCGAAGCCGTGGTGCAGGGCGTGTGGACGCGTTTGACGCCAGGCGCGCTGGCGGGCCTGCTGCTGGTGAACATGGTGCTGCTGGCACTGGTGCTGGGCACCACCGCCTGGCTGGGGCGCCGGCTCGGCTTCGACCGGGCCGACCGCATCGCCATCGTGTTCTGCGGCTCCAAGAAAAGCCTGGCCAGCGGCGTGCCCATGGCCAAGGTGCTGTTCGCCGGCGGCGCGCTGGGCGGCGTGATCCTGCCGCTGATGCTGTTCCACCAGTTGCAGCTGATGGCGTGCGCCGTGCTTGCCCAGCGTTATGCGGCGGCGGGCGGGAAAGCGCCGGTGAATTCGTAG
- a CDS encoding DUF5060 domain-containing protein has translation MTTPLIRRFARLFAPLFALLLIACGPAAAAERVERWGMHEIVLKGKDAGNPFIDLELTATFKRGAERYQPEGFYDGNGTYRVRFMPPSAGEWTWTTHSNHPDLDGKSGSLTVVEGTNKGPVRVANVHHFAHADGTPFRPFGTTIYEWAFQSEAKKRETLATLQKAPFNKARMLAVPPWKPRYIDGPDKLTQFPFVGTSRDDFDFSRFNPAYFHSLERDVKRLSDLGIQVDLILFRPYDKGQWGFDTTSDAVNQRFVRYMVARFAAFQNIWWSLANENSYIRHLTDEDFDRYFQIVQRYDPYGHLRSIHNADRIYDYNKPWVTHVSLQYYNAVKVFGVSPMLRDMYRKPIVHDEINYEGNSPSRWGQLSGEELTRRFWVALVGGAYATHGEVLENGWISGGGHLAGTSPERIGFLRKIVEAGPKGGLAPIDQLFVMNAAGQAGEYYLYYFSDDKPTAFPFVLPVKELRKGMKFKADIIDTWNMTVTPVPETFEIGEPPRYRVADVKNRVIALPGKPYMALRIQRVGDMPKSAPKQAPGAIVEEEL, from the coding sequence ATGACGACACCGCTCATCCGGCGCTTCGCCCGCCTGTTTGCTCCGCTCTTTGCTCTGCTCCTGATCGCATGCGGCCCGGCCGCCGCCGCGGAGCGCGTGGAACGGTGGGGCATGCATGAAATCGTTTTGAAGGGCAAGGACGCCGGCAATCCCTTCATCGACCTGGAACTGACGGCCACGTTCAAGCGCGGCGCCGAGCGTTACCAGCCCGAGGGTTTTTATGACGGCAACGGCACCTACCGCGTGCGCTTCATGCCGCCCAGCGCCGGCGAATGGACCTGGACCACGCACAGCAACCACCCCGACCTCGATGGCAAGAGCGGCTCGCTCACCGTTGTCGAGGGGACCAACAAAGGGCCGGTGCGGGTGGCCAATGTCCATCACTTCGCGCATGCCGACGGCACGCCGTTCCGGCCGTTCGGCACCACGATCTACGAATGGGCATTCCAGTCGGAGGCGAAAAAGCGCGAAACGCTGGCCACCTTGCAGAAGGCGCCGTTCAACAAGGCCCGCATGCTGGCCGTGCCGCCCTGGAAGCCGCGCTACATCGACGGGCCGGACAAGCTCACGCAGTTTCCGTTCGTCGGCACGTCGCGCGACGACTTCGACTTTTCCCGCTTCAACCCGGCGTACTTCCACAGCCTGGAGCGCGACGTGAAACGCCTGTCCGACCTCGGCATCCAGGTCGACCTGATCCTGTTCCGGCCCTACGACAAGGGGCAGTGGGGCTTCGACACCACCAGCGACGCGGTCAACCAGCGCTTCGTGCGCTACATGGTGGCGCGCTTCGCCGCGTTCCAGAACATCTGGTGGAGCCTGGCCAACGAGAACAGCTACATCCGCCACCTGACGGACGAGGACTTCGACCGCTACTTCCAGATCGTGCAGCGCTACGATCCCTATGGCCACCTGCGCTCGATCCACAATGCCGACCGCATCTACGACTACAACAAGCCGTGGGTCACCCACGTGAGCCTGCAGTACTACAACGCCGTGAAGGTGTTCGGCGTATCGCCGATGCTGCGCGACATGTACCGCAAGCCGATCGTGCACGACGAGATCAACTACGAAGGCAATTCGCCCAGCCGCTGGGGCCAGCTCTCCGGCGAGGAACTGACACGCCGCTTCTGGGTCGCCCTGGTCGGCGGCGCCTATGCCACGCATGGCGAAGTACTGGAAAACGGCTGGATCAGCGGCGGCGGCCACCTGGCAGGCACCAGCCCGGAACGCATCGGCTTCCTGCGCAAGATCGTCGAGGCGGGGCCGAAGGGCGGGCTCGCGCCGATCGACCAGCTGTTCGTGATGAACGCCGCCGGCCAGGCCGGCGAATACTATCTGTACTATTTCAGTGACGACAAGCCCACCGCATTCCCGTTCGTGCTCCCCGTGAAGGAACTGCGCAAGGGCATGAAGTTCAAGGCCGACATCATCGACACGTGGAACATGACGGTCACGCCGGTGCCGGAAACGTTCGAGATCGGCGAACCGCCCCGCTATCGCGTGGCGGACGTGAAGAACCGCGTGATCGCACTGCCGGGCAAGCCCTATATGGCGCTGCGCATCCAGCGCGTCGGCGACATGCCGAAGTCCGCGCCGAAGCAGGCCCCCGGCGCGATCGTCGAGGAAGAACTGTAA